The Actinobacillus suis ATCC 33415 DNA segment ATGGTTACCGATAAGTTTTTCGCTTTCTGAACACGCCCGTCACCATGGCAAGATTTGCAAGGTTTTTCGATTTTCTTACCGCTTCCATGACAGCTCGGACAAACCGCTTCCGTCACAAAAAAACCTTGCTGACGGCGGATTCTGCCCGAACCGTGACAGTGCGAACAGGTTTCCACTTTCGAACCTTTTTCCGCACCCGAACCGTGGCAGGCATCACATTCCGCTAATGTTGAGATACGAATATCTTTTTTACAGCCTTTAACCGCTTCTTCTAGTGAGATTTCAATGTCGTAACGTAAATCATCGCCACGAACGACACGATTACGACGTCCACCGCCGCCAAAACCGCCACCGAACATTTCGCTAAAGATGTCTTCAAAGCCACCGAAACCGCCTCCGCCGAAGCCACCGCCAAATCCGCCAGCACCACCGCCTTGTTCAAAAGCAGCATGACCGTATTGATCGTATGCGGCACGTTTTTCAGCATCGCCTAACACTTCATAGGCTTCGTTGATTTCTTTAAATTTTTCTTCTGCGTCTTTACTGCCTTGGTTTTTATCCGGGTGGTGTTTAGATGCTAAACGTTTATAAGCACGTTTAATATCGTTCTCACTCGCCCCTTTCTGTAAGCCAAGGACTTCGTAGTAATCTTTTTTTGCCATAGTGTTTCGTTTGTAAAATTTTACGGAAATTTGACCGCCTGTCATAAACTCCCCTCTTTAGCAAAGAGGGGGGACTTGTTAGATACACCAAAAGGGCGTGTTACCACGCCCTTTGATTTTACGATTTGAGCGTAAAAGATTATTTATTATCTTTCACTTCTTCAAATTCAGCATCCACTACGCCGTCATCTTTTGCAGACTGTTGCGGTTGTTCGCCTGCTTGTGCTTTAGCCTGAGCCGCTTGCATTAAAGGTTCGGATGCTTTAATTAACGCTTCGGTTTTCGCATCGATTTCCGCTTTATCATCGCCTTTCGCCGCTTTTTCTAAGTCTGCGATCGCCGCTTCGATTTTCGCTTTATCGTCTGCATTTAACGCTGAACCTGTTTCTTCGATTTGTTTGCGAGTAGCGTGTGCGATACCGTCTGCTTGGTTACGTGCTTGAACTAACTCTTCGAATTTTTTATCCGCTTCTGCGTTTGCTTCCGCATCACGAACCATTTGTTCGATTTCTTCGTCAGATAAACCTGAAGACGCTTGGATACGAATTTGTTGCTCTTTACCTGTGTTCTTATCTTTCGCAGATACGTTGATTACACCGTTCGCATCGATATCAAAAGTTAC contains these protein-coding regions:
- the dnaJ gene encoding molecular chaperone DnaJ, with protein sequence MAKKDYYEVLGLQKGASENDIKRAYKRLASKHHPDKNQGSKDAEEKFKEINEAYEVLGDAEKRAAYDQYGHAAFEQGGGAGGFGGGFGGGGFGGFEDIFSEMFGGGFGGGGRRNRVVRGDDLRYDIEISLEEAVKGCKKDIRISTLAECDACHGSGAEKGSKVETCSHCHGSGRIRRQQGFFVTEAVCPSCHGSGKKIEKPCKSCHGDGRVQKAKNLSVTIPAGVDTGNQLRLSGEGAAGENGAPAGDLYVVIHVREHDIFERDGSNLYCEVPISFTMAALGGEIEVPTLDGKLKLKIPAETQTGKLFRVRGKGVTSPRGGYAGDLICKVVVETPVALNDEQKDLLRKLEESLEGKSQHRPQQEGFLDSVKNFFSNLGKN